ccaatACCCCCCTCCATATCCCGTCCCCCCATATCCCAatacccccccatcccccccatatcccataccccctcacccccccatcccccccatatcccatcccccccaccccccctatcctcccatcccccccatatcccattcccccccacccccccatcccccccattaccccccccatcccccccatatcccaatacccccccatcccctcccccaccccccaccccccccattcccccccatcccccccatatcccattcccccccacccccccatatcccaatacccccccccaatacccccccaccccccccatatcccaatacccccccccatatcccattcctccccacccccccattcccccccccgccccccccaccgTGGGAGCAGTTGTCGAAGTTGAGGTCCCCGCAGAGCACATCGAAGGCCACGACGTCCCCCGTGTTTGTGTGCTGCTCCCGGAAGTGGCGCCCCCAACGCAGCGCCGCCCTCAGCTGCTCACTGCGCACCGCGGTGTCccctgcgggggggggggggggggacacacacTATCACCATACAGCAGCACCATTAGCACCATTAGCACCATACAGCAGCACCATTACACCATTAGCACCATTATCACCATACAGCATCACCATTAGCACCATTATTGCCATACAGCAGCACCATTAGCACCATTATCACCATACAGCAGCACCATTAGCACCATTATCACCATTATCGCCATTATCACCATACAGCAGCACCATTATCACCATTATCACCATACAGTATCACCATTATCGCCATTATCACCATACAGCATCACCATTACACCATTATCACCATTATCGCTATACAGCATCACCATTATCACCATTATCACCATACAGCAGCAGTATTAGCACCATTAGCACCATTATCACCATACAGCAGCACCATTATCATTATACAGCATCACCATTATCACCATTATCACTATACAGCATCACCATTAGCACCATTATCGCCATACAGCAGCACCATTAGCACCATTGTCACCATACAGCAGCACCATCATCGCCATTATCGCCATACAGTATCACCATTATCACCATACAGCATCTCTATTATCACCATTATCACCATACAGCATCTCCATTATCACCATGGTCACCATGTGGGGTCACCATACAGCATCACCATCACTATACAGCATCACCATTATCACCATTATCACCATACAGCAGCACCATTATCATTATACAGCATCACCATTATCACCATTATTGCCATACAGCAGCACCATTAGCACCATTGTCACCATACAGCATCACCATTATCACCATACAGCATCACCATTATCACCATTAACACAATTATCACCATACAGCATCACCATTAGCACCATTAGCACCATTATCACCATACAGCATCACCATTATCACCATTATTGCCATACAGCAGCACCATTAGCACCATTGTCACCATACAGCATCACCATTATCACCATACAGCATCACCATTATCACCATTAACACAATTATCACCATACAGCATCACCATTAGCACCATTAGCACCATTAGCACCATACAGCATCACCATTATCACCATTATTGCCATACAGCAGCACCATTAGCACCATTGTCACCATACAGCATCACCATTATCACCATACAGCATCACCATTATCACCATTAACACAATTATCACCATACAGCATCACCATTAGCACCATTAGCACCATACAGAATCACCATTATCACCATTATCACCATACAGCAGCACCATTATCACCATACAGCAGcaccatcatcaccatcaccatGTGGGGTCACCATACAGCATCACCATTATCACCATACAGCAGCACCATTATCACCATTATCACCATACAGCATCACCATCACTATACAGCATCACCATTATCACCATACAGCATCACCATTATCACCATTAACACCATTATCACCATACAGCATCACCATTAGCACCATTATCACCATACAGCAGCACCATTACACCATTATCACCATACAGCATCACCATTAGCACCATTAGCACCATACAGAATCACCATTAACACCATTATCACCATACAGTGTCACCATACACCATTACCATTATCACCATCATCACCATTATCGCCATACAGCATCACCATCACCATACAGCATCACCATTATCGCCATACAGCATCACCATTAGCACCATTATCACCATACAGCAGCACCATTATCGCCATTATCACCATACAGAATCACCATTATCACCATTGTCACCATACAGCCTCACCATTATCACCATTATCGCCACACAGCGTCACCATTATCACCATTATCACCATACCGAATCACCATTATCACCATACAGCATCACCATTATCACCATTATCACTATACAGCATCACCATTATCACCATTATCGCCATACAGCAGCACCATTAGCGCCATGGTCACTACGTGGGGTCACCATACAgcatcaccatcaccatcaccataCAACATCACCGTTATCACCATACAGCATCACCAcccccaccaccatcaccatatggtgtcaccatcactgtcaccatcaCTGTATGgtgtcaccaccaccaccatatgatgtcaccatcaccacccccacccccatcagCATCACTGTATGGTGTCACCAACACcgtcaccaccaccaccatcaccatatggtgtcaccatcactgtcaccatcaCTGTATGGTGTCACCACCATCACCATATGgtgtcaccatcaccaccaccatcaccgTATGGTGTCACCAACACCGTCAcccccaccaccatcaccatatggtgtcaccatcactgtcaccatcaCCGTCACTATCACCATATGGTGTCACCATCatcacctcccccccccccccccccccccccccccaccatcaTCATATGGTGTCAccatcactgtcaccatcaCCGTATGGTGTCACCATCACTGTCACTATCACCAtatggtgcccccccccccccatcactgTATGgtgtcaccaccaccaccaccatcaccataTGGTGTTAccatcactgtcaccatcaCCGTCACCATCACCATATGGTGTCACCATTaccacctccccccccacccccaccaccaTCATCATATGGTGTCAccatcactgtcaccatcaCCGTATGGTGTCACCATCACTGTCACTATCACCAtatggtgcccccccccccccatcactgTATGgtgtcaccaccaccaccaccatcaccataTGGTGTTAccatcactgtcaccatcaCCGTCACCATCACCATATGGTGTCACCATTaccacctcccccccccacccccaccaccatcaccatatggtgtcaccatcactgtcaccatcaCTGTATGGAGTCGCCACCACCACCATATGACGTCACCAtcaccacccccacccccatcagCATCACCATATGGTGTCACCAACACCGTCACcccccaccaccatcaccatatggtgtcaccatcactgtcaccatcaCCGTCACTATCACCATATGGTGTCACCATCatcacctcccccccccccccaccatcaTCATATGGTGTCACCACCACCGTCACCATCACCATATGGTGCCACCATCACCGTCACTATCACCAtatggtgccccccccccccccatcaccgTATGGTGTCACCATCACCGTCACCATCACCATATGGAGTTACCATTaccacctcctccccccccccccaccatcaCCATATGGTGTCAccatcactgtcaccatcaCCGTCACTATCACCATATGGTGTCACCATTaccacctcccccccccacccccaccaccatcaccatatggtgtcaccatcactgtcaccatcactgtatggtgtcaccatcaccaccaccaccatcacaatatggtgtcaccatcaccaccaccctcccacccccaccaccatcaccataTGGTGTCACCATCACCGTCACCATCACCATATGGTGTCACCATTaccacctccccccccacccccaccaccatcaccatatggtgtcaccatcactgtcaccatcaccatatggtgtcaccatcaccaccaccatcactgTATGGTGTCACCACCATCACCATATGgtgtcaccatcaccaccaccatcaccatatggtgtcaccatcaccaccaccatcgCCGTATGGTGTCAccatcactgtcaccatcaCTATATGGTGtctccatcaccaccaccatcaccatatggtgtcaccatcactgtcaccatcaCCATATAgtgtcaccatcaccaccacccccaccatcatcaccatcacCGTATGGCGTCAccatcactgtcaccatcactgtcaccatcaCCATATGGTGTCACCATCACCGTCACCACCACCATATGGTGTCACCAtcaccacccccacccccatcaccATCACCGTATGGTGTCACCATCACTGTTACCAACACCACCATCACCATATGGTGTCACCACCaccacttcccccccccccccccaccatcaCTGTATGgtgtcaccatcaccaccaccaccaaatggtgtcaccatcaccatcaccatcaccaccaccatcactaTATGGTGTCACCATCACCGTCACCATCACCATATGgtgtcaccaccaccaccaccaccaccaccatatggtgtcaccatcactgtcaccatcaccatatggtgtcaccatcaccaccacctcctccccccccccccccatcaccatATGgtgtcaccccccccccccaccatcgTCGTATGGTGTCAccatcactgtcaccatcaCTATATGGTGtctccatcaccaccaccatcaccataTGGCGTCTCCATCACTGTCGCCATCACCATCACTATCACCAtatggtgcccccccccccccaccatcgCCGTATGgtgtcaccatcaccaccaccatcaccatatggtgtcaccatcaccaccaccatcaccatatggtgtcaccatcaccaccaccatcactgtatggtgtcaccatcactgtcaccatcaCCATTTGgtgtcaccatcaccaccaccatcaccgTATGGTGTCACCATCACCGTCAcccccaccaccatcaccatatggtgtcaccatcaccatcaccacctcCACCATCACCATATGGtgtcacctcccccccccccccccccccccaccaccatcaccatatggtgtcaccatcaccatcaccaccaccacttcccccccccccccccaccatcaCCATATAGCGTCGCCAtcacctcctccccccccccccacagtcACCACCACCGtgcagtgcccccccccccccccccccccccaatcacCGTATGgtgtcaccaccaccacctcccccccaacccccactgTCACCATCACCATATGGtgtcaccaccccccccccccccaccgtcaccacccccacctccccccccccccccccactcacgTTCGGGCGCCTGCAGATGGGTGCAGCTGAGGTACCCCAACACGCGGCGGCCGTCCTGAGAGCCCAACAGCACCTGGGGGGGCAGCGCGGCGTTAtgacgtgggggggggggggggatacaacaacacaacactaccacacaatgacacaacaacacaaccacacaaccacacaatcacacaaccacacagccacacaacaacacaacaacacaaccacacaatgatacaacaacacaaccacacaatcacacaaccacacaacgacacaaccacacaaccacacaaccacacaacgatacaacaacacaaccacacaatgacacagccacacaaccacacaaccacacaacacaaccacacaatcacacagcaacacaaccacacagccacacaaccacacaatgacacaaccacaacgcaacaacacaacaacacaaccacacaaccacacaatgatacaacaacacaaccacacaaccacacaaccatgcaaccacacaaccacacaacaacacagccacacaaccacacaaccacacaaccacacaacaacacaacaatacaacaacacaaccatgcaaccacacaaccacacaatgacaccatgacacaaccacacaacactaccacacaaccacacaatcacacaaccagacaacaacacaacaacacaaccacacagccacacaacaacacagccacacaacacaaccacacaatcacacagcaacacagccacacaaccacacaaccacacaatcacacaacaacacaaccatgCAACCACACAaagacacaatgacacaatgacacaaccacacaacaacacaatgaCACCAtgaacacaaccacacaatcaCACAACCACAtaaccacacaatgacacaaccacacaaccacacaacaacacaaccacacaatcaCACAACAACATAgccacacaacaacacaaccacacaatcacacaacaacacagccacacaacaacacaaccacacaacaacactaccacacaaccacacaacaacacaacaacacaaccacgcaaccacacaacaacaaaaccacacaaccacacaatgacacaaccacacagccacacaaccacacaatcacacagcaacacaacaacacaaccacacaaccacacaatcacacaacaacacaaccttgcaaccacacaaccacacaaagacacaatgacacaaccacacaaccacacaatgacaccatgacacaaccacacaacaacacaaccacacaaccacacaatcacacaacaacacagccacacaaccacacaaccacacaacaacacagCCACACAATCACACAACAACATagccacacaaccacacaatcacacaacaacacaaccacacaacaacacaaccacacagccacacagccacacaaccacacaaccacacaacaacactaccacacaaccacacaacaacacaacaacacaaccacgcaaccacacaacaacaaaatcacacaaccacacaatgacacaaccacacagccacacaaccacacaatcacacagcaacacagccacacaaccacacaaccacacaatcaCACAaagacacaacaacacaaccacacaatcaCACAACAACATagccacacaaccacacaacaacacaaccacacaatcacacaacaacacaacaacacaatgacacaatgacacaaccacacaacaacacagCCACACAACCTCACAACCACGCaacaacacaaacacacaaagacGCAATGGCACCatcacacaacaacacaacacagccacacaaagacaaaatgacacaaccacacaaccacacaaccacacaaagacacaatgacacaaccaaacaactacacaacaacacaaccatgcaaccacacaaccacacaacacaaccacacaacaacacaacaatacagcaacacaaccacacaaccacacaatgacaccatgacacaaccacacaacaacacaaccacacaaccacacaacgaCACAAGAACACagccacacaaccacacaaccacacaacacaaccacacaatcacacaacaacacaaccacacagccacacaaccacacaacaacacaaccacacaacaacacagCCACACAATCACACAACAACATAGCCACACAGCCACACAatcacacaacaacacaaccacacaaccacacaacaacaTAACCACACACCCACACAACCACacgacacaaccacacaactgCACAATACAATCACACAATGAGGCAACCGCACAACCACACAacgacacaaccacacaaccacacaatgacacaaaCACACGACACagccacacaaccacacaatcacacaacaacacaaccacacaaagacacaaccacacaaccacacaaccacacaaccacacaaagacacaatgacacaaccacacaaccacacaatgacaccATGACACAACcgcacaacaacacaaccacacaaccacacaatgacacaacaacacagccacacaaccacacaaccacacaaccacacagccACACAATCGCACAACAACATagccacacaaccacacaatcacacaacaacacaaccacacaaccacacaaccacgcaacaacacaaacacacaaagacGCAATGGCACCATCACATAACCacacaacacaaccacacaaagACACagtgacacaaccacacaaccacacaacaacaaaaccacacaaagacacaatgacacaaccacacaaccacacaacaacacagccatgcaaccacacaaccacacaacaacacaaccacacaaccacacaacaacacaacaacacatcaacacaaccacacaaccacacaaacacacaatgacacaaccacacaaccacacaatgacaccatgacacaaccacacaacaacacaaccacataaccacacaatgacacaaccacacaaccacacaacgacacaaccacacaaccacacaaccacacaaagGCACAATGACACCATGACACAACCACATAACCACACagcaacacaaccacacaacacaacaaaccacacaaccacacaaccgAATgacaaccacacaaccacacaatgaaacaatgacacaatgacaccaTGACAAAACCACACAACTACACAaccaacaacacaaccacacaaccacacaaagGCACAATGACACCATGACACCATGACACAACCACATAACCACACagcaacacaaccacacaacacaACAAACCACACAACCACCCAACCgaatgacacaaccacacaaccacacattGAAACAATGACACCATGACAccatgacacaaccacacaaccacacaatcaCACAACAACACAGCCACAtaaccacacaaccacacaaccacacaacaacacagccacacaaccacacaaagACACAATGACACCATGACACCATGACACAACCACATAACCACACAGCAACACAACCACAACCACACAAcaaaccacacaaccacacaaccaaaggacacaaccacacaaccacacaatgaaacaatgacacaatgacaccaTGACaaaaccacacaaccacacaacaacacaaccacacaaccacacaaagGCACAATGACACCATGACACCATGACACAACCACATAACCACACagcaacacaaccacacaacaaaCCACACAACCACCCAACCgaatgacacaaccacacaaccacacattGAAACAATGACACCATGACAccatgacacaaccacacaaccacacaaccacacaatcaCACAACAACACAGCCACAtaaccacacaaccacacaaccacacaacaacacagccacacaaccacacaaagACACAATGACACCATGACACCATGACACAACCACATAACCACACAGCAACACAACCACAACCACACAAcaaaccacacaaccacacaaccgaaggacacaaccacacaaccacacaatgaaacaatgacacaatgacaccaTGACaaaaccacacaaccacacaaccacacaacaacacaaccacacaaccacacaaagGCACAATGACACCATGACACCATGACACAACCACATAACCACACAACCACAtaaccacacaaccacacaatgacacaaccacataaccacacaaccacacaatcaCACAACAACACAGCCACAtaaccacacaaccacacaaccacacaacaacacagccacacaaccacacaaagACACAATGACACCATGACACCATGACACAACCACATAACCACACAGCAACACAACCACAACCACACAAcaaaccacacaaccacacaaccgaacgacacaaccacacaaccacacaatgaaacaatgacacaatgacaccaTGACaaaaccacacaaccacacaaccacacaaccaacaacacaaccacaTAACCACACAAAGGCACAATGACACCATGACACAACCACATAACCACACagcaacacaaccacacaatcacacaacaacaaagccacacaaccacacaaccacacaaccacacaacaacacaaccacacaaccacacaaagGCACAATGACACCGTGACACAACCACATAACCACACAGCAACACAaccacaaccacacaaccacacaactcCACAACtccacaaccacacaatgacaccATGACACAACCACACGACACAATCACACAACCGCACAGCCACACAACCACATAACCAAacgacacaaccacacaattACACAATGACATCATGACACTACCACACGACACcatgacacaacaacacaaccacacaactcCACAACCacatgacacaaccacacaaccacacaaccacacaatgacacaaccacacaaccacacaaccacacaaccacacgacacaaccacacaaccacacgaCACAATCACACAATGAGGCAACcgcacaaccacacaatgacacaaccacagaATGACAccacaacacaaccacacagccacacaacaacacaaccacacaaccacacaatgacacaaccacacaaccacacaaccacacacctccacaaccacacaaccacacaatgacacaaccacacaacctCACAAAGACACAATGACACCATGACACAATCACACAACGACACAACCACACACCTCCACAACCACACAACATCACagccacacaaccacacaaccacacaatcacacaacaacacaaccacacaacctCACAAAGACACAATGACACCATGGCACAACCACACAacgacacaaccacacaacaacacaacctcacaacaaaacaaccacacaAAGACACAATGACAccatgacacaaccacacaatcagacgacacaaccacacaatcacacaatcacacaaCTCCACAACCACACAAAGATAGAATGACAtcatgacacaaccacacaaccgCACAAAGATAGAATCATGacatgacacaaccacacagcaacacaaccacacaaccactCAAAGATAGAATCATGacatgacacaaccacacaatgacacaaccacacagcaacacaaccacacaaccacacaaagATAGAATCATGacatgacacaaccacacaatgacacaaccacacaacaacacaaccacacaaccacacaacaacacaaccacacaaagATAGAATCATGacatgacacaaccacacaacaacacaaccacacaaccacacaaagacacaaccacacaatgacagaaccacacaacaacacaaccacacaaccacacaacaacacaaccacacaaagATAGAATCATGacatgacacaaccacacaacaacacaaccacacaaccacacaacaacacaaccacacaatgacacaacacaaccacacagccacacaaccacacaataCAACCACACAACGACACAACCACACACGtccacaaccacacaaccacacaaccacaccCCAACACACCGCCCCATCGCCCCCCTCCCCGTGCCCTCAGCCCTCACCTGGATGCACAGCAGCCCTTTGGCCGCCAGGGCGTCCTCTCCGGCCCCATTGGGGTAGCAGTAGAAGCTGGCGGCCAACGGTGGGTACCGGGCGGCCACCAGCAGCCCACTGCCCAGCAACTTCAGCCCCCCATCATGGAGCCCCCCGGCCCCCACCCCGTGAAACACGTGGGGGTAACGGAGGCCCAGCTGACGGCACAGCACCGCCTCGGCCATGGGGTCAAACACCTCCTGCAGGCACACGAAGTCTGCGTCTGGGGGAAAGCGCTCCCACAGCTGGGGGGAGGAACCCAGGAACGTGGGTTGTAGGGGGTCTCGGTGTCTTGGGGTGGCGCTGGTTGAGTCCTTTGGGGTGTCCTTGTCCATTGGGGCGGCCCTGGTTGGGTCCCATCGGGTGGCCTTGTCCATTGGGGCCACCCTGGTTGGGTCCCATGGGGTGTCCTTGTCCATTGGGGTGGCGCTGGTTGGGTCCCATGGGGTGGCCTTGTCCATTGGGGTGGTGCTGGTTGGGTCCCATGGGGTGTCCTTGTCCATTGGGACCGCCCTGGTTGGGTCCCATGGGGTGGCCTTGTCCATTGGGGTGGCGCTGGTTGGGTCCCATGGGGTGGCCTTGTCCATTGGGGTGGCCCTGCTTGGGTCCCATGGGGTGTCCTCGTCCATTGGGGGGTCTCTGTGTCTTGGGGTGGCCTTGGATGGGTTCCATGGGGTGTCCTTGCCCATCGGGGTGTCCACGGTTGGGTCCTTTGAGGTGTCCTTGACCCCACCCCATGGGGTGTGGGTGGTTGTTGGGGCCCACGGGGTGCCCTTCACCCCATCCCCGGCCATGTCGATGACTGCCTCCCTTCGGTTGTCCTCGGATGGCTCCTTTGGGGTCACCCGGAGCCCCTCCTTTGGGTCCCGTGGGATCTCCGTGGCCGCACCTATAGGGATATGTGGGGTTGTGTCCTTTGGGATCTCCAGAGCGGAACCCAAAGACGTCACCACCCCATGGGAGAGCCGTGGTGACACCCAATGGGATCCCCATGGTGACCCTCAACGGTGTCACCCATTGGGACCTCCGTGGTGACAACAAATAGGatctccatggtgacacccaatGGGATCTCCGTGGTGACACCCAATGGGATCCCCATAGTGACCCTCAACGGTGACACCCATTGGGACCTCCATGGAGACACCTATTGGGatctccatggtgacacccaatgggacctccatggtgacacctATTGGGATCTCCATGGTGACACTCAATTGGATCTCCGTGGTGACACCCACTGGGACATCCATGATGACACCCAATGGGATCCCTATGGTGACACCCAATGggacctccatggtgacacccaatGGGatctccatggtgacacccaatGGGATCCCCGTGGTGACAACAAATAGGATCTCCGTGGTGACACCCAACAGTGACACCCACTGGGACAtccatggtgacacccaatTGGATCCCTATGGTGACACCCAATGGGATCCCTATGGTGATACCCAATGggacctccatggtgacacccattgggATCTCCGTGGTGACACCCAAGGGatctccatggtgacacccaatGGGATCCCCATGGGGACAACAAATAGGATCTCCATGGTGGCACCCATTGGCACATCCATGGTGACATCCACTGGGatctccatggtgacacccaatGGGATCCCTATGGTGATACCCAATGGGATCCCCGTGGTGACAACAAATAGGATCTCCGTGGTGACACCCAACAGTGACACCCACTGGGACAtccatggtgacacccaatTGGATCTCTCTGGTGACACCCAATGGGATCCCTATGGTGAT
Above is a window of Gallus gallus isolate bGalGal1 unplaced genomic scaffold, bGalGal1.mat.broiler.GRCg7b scaffold_90, whole genome shotgun sequence DNA encoding:
- the LOC121108934 gene encoding sphingomyelin phosphodiesterase 5-like encodes the protein MLPTPLFPTRAVAALNAVAQALLFPAAFTLNLLLDLRPTTAQRRLRCRWVDVAARAALGSLLAVLLLLAMPAAVVGLLLWLPAQRARRPFAYSCWVPEGPAMPWDGRRRREFTFVSANVCLLPSGLAKFSNLGQTGSRARFLASSLVPQCPTDRQPLVGSGDAKGWGYGGTRTERRGDGGAATEIPRDPKEGLRVTPKEPSEDNRREAVIDMAGDGVKGTPWAPTTTHTPWGGVKDTSKDPTVDTPMGKDTPWNPSKATPRHRDPPMDEDTPWDPSRATPMDKATPWDPTSATPMDKATPWDPTRAVPMDKDTPWDPTSTTPMDKATPWDPTSATPMDKDTPWDPTRVAPMDKATRWDPTRAAPMDKDTPKDSTSATPRHRDPLQPTFLGSSPQLWERFPPDADFVCLQEVFDPMAEAVLCRQLGLRYPHVFHGVGAGGLHDGGLKLLGSGLLVAARYPPLAASFYCYPNGAGEDALAAKGLLCIQVLLGSQDGRRVLGYLSCTHLQAPERDTAVRSEQLRAALRWGRHFREQHTNTGDVVAFDVLCGDLNFDNCSHGGG